A single window of Malus sylvestris chromosome 5, drMalSylv7.2, whole genome shotgun sequence DNA harbors:
- the LOC126621505 gene encoding DEMETER-like protein 2 isoform X3: MSSVIKPSSSTAAAGDIKVFTRRRFKTNKRLEQRDDEIKNKTAELEPKNFQSVASSSATPCSNTKVEEMGPAADANNIFSSYVDDCSATPCRVTDVSTAQDKSTSKKRGYDAIYLRHKQPKSVRIQMEDKSKGEILIGGKRTKSPKPVKLKETRSSKCATAQKLPNVGRYNRVSVRKVQNDTQAQSMKQDQKAHGDILGKRNKSVHQVGPSDSTLRWHAQPQIDWSKDVSDNIKDKEEWWEEETKLFCKRANSFIACMNQVQGNRHFSAWRGSVVDSVVGAFLTQNAKDQSSSSAFMSLAAKYPTIQMEQACDYARNEKNVRSIVGWDFLEYIYYTRRTTKERSNDTMDSLDWEAVREAPLTEISKSILGRGMNNKLAERIKGFLDILKRDHGSIDLEWLRDASPEGVKKYLLSIDGIGLKCVECVRLLALKQHAFPVDTNVARIVMRLGWIPIQPLHWKLQHHHLKRYPTVNSIHKYMWPRLSALDLQTLYELHCQMITCGKVYILFIQPLLHEKNIYFSVFLVSPSSHSQLVLVQVFCRKNQPNCNACPMREECQHFASARSEGDIEDLCIKVHDKNPTIKVNPKGCKIVKADHAQSKQKCFNRTSESLQEVVMSKSSAPVPTSRAPRSKRMSQFRTKHQVYELPDAHHILKGLERREPDDPCPYLLVVWSSGKLSNPVGSTEGQTACFDENGQFLGSNGEDTAQTVLGTILIPCRTAMRGTFPLNGTYFQANEVLADYKTSENPIDVPVSSIQHLRRRTLYCGNSVSGIFIGLLTKEIRDCFKKGFICVRGFDRKTREPKPLARRLHRS; the protein is encoded by the exons ATGTCTTCCGTAAtcaagccttcatcttcaa cagcagcagcaggagATATTAAAGTTTTCACAAGAAGAAGATTTAAGACTAATAAGCGTTTGGAACAAAGAGATGATGAGATAAAAAACAAGACTGCAGAGTTGGAGCCAAAGAATTTTCAAAGCgtggcttcttcttctgctactccttg TTCCAATACAAAAGTTGAAGAAATGGGACCAGCGGCAGATGCTAATAACATCTTCAGTAGCTATGTTGATGACTGCTCTGCGACTCCTTGTCGTGTCACTGATGTATCAACTGCGCAGGATAAATCTACGTCTAAGAAGAGAGGCTACGATGCCATATACTTGAGGCACAAGCAACCGAAGAGCGTCAGAATACAAATGGAAGATAAATCCAAAGGAGAAATACTTATTGGTGGCAAGCGCACGAAATCTCCAAAACCTGTAAAATTGAAAGAAACTAGGTCATCCAAGTGTGCTACTGCTCAAAAGTTGCCCAATGTTGGACGTTATAACAGAGTTTCTGTTCGAAAAGTACAAAACGATACACAAGCTCAATCCATGAAACAAGATCAGAAGGCACATGGAGATATTTTAGGAAAGCGCAATAAATCTGTTCATCAAGTAGGGCCTTCTGATTCAACCCTGCGATGGCATGCACAACCTCAGATTGATTGGAGCAAAGATGTATCAGACAATATTAAAGACAAGGAGGAATGGTGGGAAGAAGAAACGAAACTGTTCTGTAAACGAGCAAATTCTTTCATTGCCTGCATGAATCAAGTCCAAG GAAATAGACATTTCTCAGCGTGGAGAGGTTCCGTAGTGGACTCGGTTGTTGGGGCATTTTTAACTCAAAATGCTAAAGATCAGTCATCAAG TTCTGCCTTTATGTCACTTGCTGCAAAATATCCGACTATTCAAATGGAGCAAGCATGTGATTATGCAAGGAACGAAAAAAATGTGAGAAGCATTGTTGGTTGGGATTTTTTAGAGTACATTTATTACACCAGAAGAACAACAAAAGAGAGAAGTAATGATACAATGGACTCTTTAGACTGGGAAGCTGTTAGAGAAGCACCTCTAACTGAAATTTCAAAAAGCATTTTGGGAAGAGGAATGAACAATAAGCTCGCAGAACGCATCAAG GGTTTCCTTGATATACTGAAGAGAGATCATGGCAGCATTGATCTCGAATGGTTAAGAGATGCCTCCCCGGAAGGAGTAAA GAAGTATCTGTTGAGCATAGATGGAATTGGCTTGAAATGCGTTGAGTGTGTGCGGCTTTTAGCACTGAAGCAGCATGCCTTCCCG GTTGATACTAATGTTGCTCGGATAGTTATGCGACTTGGTTGGATCCCTATTCAGCCATTGCATTGGAAGCTTCAACATCATCATCTAAAGAG GTACCCGACGGTAaattcaatacataaatatatgtGGCCAAGGCTGTCTGCCCTTGACCTACAAACACT GTATGAATTACATTGCCAAATGATTACATGCGGCAAGGTATACATCTTGTTCATTCAACCTCTGTTACACGAAAAGAATATATATTTTTCCGTATTCCTTGTTTCTCCATCATCACATTCTCAGTTGGTACTTGTACAGGTTTTCTGTagaaaaaatcaaccaaattgCAATGCATGTCCGATGAGAGAAGAGTGCCAACACTTTGCAAG TGCAAGGAGTGAAGGGGACATTGAAGATTTGTGCATAAAGGTTCACGATAAGAATCCTACAATCAAAGTCAATCCTAAAGGGTGTAAAATTGTAAAGGCTGATCATGCACAAAGTAAGCAGAAGTGTTTCAACCGAACAAGTGAGTCGCTTCAAGAAGTTGTCATGTCAAAATCTAGTGCTCCAGTTCCAACTAGTCGCGCACCCAGATCGAAGCGCATGAGCCAATTTAGGACAAAGCATCAAGT CTACGAACTTCCAGACGCTCACCACATTTTGAAAGGG CTAGAGAGAAGAGAACCTGATGATCCCTGCCCTTACCTTCTTGTTGTATGGTCATCTG GCAAACTATCCAATCCTGTTGGATCAACTGAAGGTCAAACCGCTTGCTTTGATGAGAATGGACAATTTTTGGGCAGCAATGGTGAAGACACTGCCCAGACTGTTCTAGGAACAATTTTG ATACCATGTCGCACGGCAATGCGAGGAACTTTTCCTCTCAACGGAACATACTTTCAAGCTAATGAG GTGCTAGCTGATTATAAAACAAGTGAAAACCCGATCGATGTTCCTGTGTCATCGATACAACATTTGAGGAGACGAACGCTATATTGTGGAAACAGTGTCTCGGGAATATTTATAG GTTTATTGACCAAAGAAATCCGGGACTGCTTTAAGAAAG GATTCATTTGTGTGAGAGGGTTTGACCGGAAAACAAGGGAGCCGAAACCTTTAGCAAGAAGATTACACCGCAGCTAA
- the LOC126621505 gene encoding DEMETER-like protein 2 isoform X2: protein MSSVIKPSSSTAAGDIKVFTRRRFKTNKRLEQRDDEIKNKTAELEPKNFQSVASSSATPWFSSNTKVEEMGPAADANNIFSSYVDDCSATPCRVTDVSTAQDKSTSKKRGYDAIYLRHKQPKSVRIQMEDKSKGEILIGGKRTKSPKPVKLKETRSSKCATAQKLPNVGRYNRVSVRKVQNDTQAQSMKQDQKAHGDILGKRNKSVHQVGPSDSTLRWHAQPQIDWSKDVSDNIKDKEEWWEEETKLFCKRANSFIACMNQVQGNRHFSAWRGSVVDSVVGAFLTQNAKDQSSSSAFMSLAAKYPTIQMEQACDYARNEKNVRSIVGWDFLEYIYYTRRTTKERSNDTMDSLDWEAVREAPLTEISKSILGRGMNNKLAERIKGFLDILKRDHGSIDLEWLRDASPEGVKKYLLSIDGIGLKCVECVRLLALKQHAFPVDTNVARIVMRLGWIPIQPLHWKLQHHHLKRYPTVNSIHKYMWPRLSALDLQTLYELHCQMITCGKVYILFIQPLLHEKNIYFSVFLVSPSSHSQLVLVQVFCRKNQPNCNACPMREECQHFASARSEGDIEDLCIKVHDKNPTIKVNPKGCKIVKADHAQSKQKCFNRTSESLQEVVMSKSSAPVPTSRAPRSKRMSQFRTKHQVYELPDAHHILKGLERREPDDPCPYLLVVWSSGKLSNPVGSTEGQTACFDENGQFLGSNGEDTAQTVLGTILIPCRTAMRGTFPLNGTYFQANEVLADYKTSENPIDVPVSSIQHLRRRTLYCGNSVSGIFIGLLTKEIRDCFKKGFICVRGFDRKTREPKPLARRLHRS from the exons ATGTCTTCCGTAAtcaagccttcatcttcaa cagcagcaggagATATTAAAGTTTTCACAAGAAGAAGATTTAAGACTAATAAGCGTTTGGAACAAAGAGATGATGAGATAAAAAACAAGACTGCAGAGTTGGAGCCAAAGAATTTTCAAAGCgtggcttcttcttctgctactccttg GTTCAGTTCCAATACAAAAGTTGAAGAAATGGGACCAGCGGCAGATGCTAATAACATCTTCAGTAGCTATGTTGATGACTGCTCTGCGACTCCTTGTCGTGTCACTGATGTATCAACTGCGCAGGATAAATCTACGTCTAAGAAGAGAGGCTACGATGCCATATACTTGAGGCACAAGCAACCGAAGAGCGTCAGAATACAAATGGAAGATAAATCCAAAGGAGAAATACTTATTGGTGGCAAGCGCACGAAATCTCCAAAACCTGTAAAATTGAAAGAAACTAGGTCATCCAAGTGTGCTACTGCTCAAAAGTTGCCCAATGTTGGACGTTATAACAGAGTTTCTGTTCGAAAAGTACAAAACGATACACAAGCTCAATCCATGAAACAAGATCAGAAGGCACATGGAGATATTTTAGGAAAGCGCAATAAATCTGTTCATCAAGTAGGGCCTTCTGATTCAACCCTGCGATGGCATGCACAACCTCAGATTGATTGGAGCAAAGATGTATCAGACAATATTAAAGACAAGGAGGAATGGTGGGAAGAAGAAACGAAACTGTTCTGTAAACGAGCAAATTCTTTCATTGCCTGCATGAATCAAGTCCAAG GAAATAGACATTTCTCAGCGTGGAGAGGTTCCGTAGTGGACTCGGTTGTTGGGGCATTTTTAACTCAAAATGCTAAAGATCAGTCATCAAG TTCTGCCTTTATGTCACTTGCTGCAAAATATCCGACTATTCAAATGGAGCAAGCATGTGATTATGCAAGGAACGAAAAAAATGTGAGAAGCATTGTTGGTTGGGATTTTTTAGAGTACATTTATTACACCAGAAGAACAACAAAAGAGAGAAGTAATGATACAATGGACTCTTTAGACTGGGAAGCTGTTAGAGAAGCACCTCTAACTGAAATTTCAAAAAGCATTTTGGGAAGAGGAATGAACAATAAGCTCGCAGAACGCATCAAG GGTTTCCTTGATATACTGAAGAGAGATCATGGCAGCATTGATCTCGAATGGTTAAGAGATGCCTCCCCGGAAGGAGTAAA GAAGTATCTGTTGAGCATAGATGGAATTGGCTTGAAATGCGTTGAGTGTGTGCGGCTTTTAGCACTGAAGCAGCATGCCTTCCCG GTTGATACTAATGTTGCTCGGATAGTTATGCGACTTGGTTGGATCCCTATTCAGCCATTGCATTGGAAGCTTCAACATCATCATCTAAAGAG GTACCCGACGGTAaattcaatacataaatatatgtGGCCAAGGCTGTCTGCCCTTGACCTACAAACACT GTATGAATTACATTGCCAAATGATTACATGCGGCAAGGTATACATCTTGTTCATTCAACCTCTGTTACACGAAAAGAATATATATTTTTCCGTATTCCTTGTTTCTCCATCATCACATTCTCAGTTGGTACTTGTACAGGTTTTCTGTagaaaaaatcaaccaaattgCAATGCATGTCCGATGAGAGAAGAGTGCCAACACTTTGCAAG TGCAAGGAGTGAAGGGGACATTGAAGATTTGTGCATAAAGGTTCACGATAAGAATCCTACAATCAAAGTCAATCCTAAAGGGTGTAAAATTGTAAAGGCTGATCATGCACAAAGTAAGCAGAAGTGTTTCAACCGAACAAGTGAGTCGCTTCAAGAAGTTGTCATGTCAAAATCTAGTGCTCCAGTTCCAACTAGTCGCGCACCCAGATCGAAGCGCATGAGCCAATTTAGGACAAAGCATCAAGT CTACGAACTTCCAGACGCTCACCACATTTTGAAAGGG CTAGAGAGAAGAGAACCTGATGATCCCTGCCCTTACCTTCTTGTTGTATGGTCATCTG GCAAACTATCCAATCCTGTTGGATCAACTGAAGGTCAAACCGCTTGCTTTGATGAGAATGGACAATTTTTGGGCAGCAATGGTGAAGACACTGCCCAGACTGTTCTAGGAACAATTTTG ATACCATGTCGCACGGCAATGCGAGGAACTTTTCCTCTCAACGGAACATACTTTCAAGCTAATGAG GTGCTAGCTGATTATAAAACAAGTGAAAACCCGATCGATGTTCCTGTGTCATCGATACAACATTTGAGGAGACGAACGCTATATTGTGGAAACAGTGTCTCGGGAATATTTATAG GTTTATTGACCAAAGAAATCCGGGACTGCTTTAAGAAAG GATTCATTTGTGTGAGAGGGTTTGACCGGAAAACAAGGGAGCCGAAACCTTTAGCAAGAAGATTACACCGCAGCTAA